The proteins below come from a single Nitrospirota bacterium genomic window:
- the hydE gene encoding [FeFe] hydrogenase H-cluster radical SAM maturase HydE: MCYAIPGKVLEINNNTALIEYFGEKKTALVDAGNINVGDYVYAQGGFIVEALEPEEAHGILDEWEEIFFKLKDRDEFLAGKSSPLVRCDTDIGRIISKGEEGAELSRGEVLTLLRCRDRDELNLLYSSANRVRQKVHKNSSCVHGIIEFSNICKNDCAYCGIRLDNDRIERYRMTADEIIDTAASSAEESGFRAFVLQSGEDGYYTTERLSEIIRGIKDKHGVLVFLSIGERDEESYRKLYEAGARGVLLRFETSNRDIYSKLHSTLNYEDRLRTLNAIRDTGYIISTGSLIGLPGQSEEDLLNDILLARSFGTEMYSFGPFIAHPQTPLASVRTTDLDTMLKVIAVTRLVHHDGNILVTSAVETLFGREGAERALMAGGNSMMINLTPDRYRKLYSIYPGKGEKGKDIKDRISETISLLYSLGRAPTDIGMTGGATEHDVKVNARITKDDEKIPLNPLFSKGETFPPLERGGKACPELVEGGGFERLFSNEIDIILHRTRNASNKEVESIIEKAKCLTGLTPEETAILLQCKDKGLTELLYSTAEEVKKAIYGNRLVLFAPLYLTSKCVNNCLY, encoded by the coding sequence ATGTGCTACGCCATTCCTGGAAAAGTATTAGAGATCAACAATAATACCGCACTTATAGAATATTTCGGCGAGAAGAAGACAGCCCTTGTTGATGCCGGAAATATCAATGTGGGGGACTATGTCTATGCGCAGGGAGGTTTTATCGTCGAGGCCCTCGAGCCTGAGGAGGCCCACGGCATTCTTGATGAATGGGAGGAAATATTCTTCAAGTTAAAAGATCGTGATGAGTTTCTTGCAGGAAAGAGTTCTCCGTTGGTCAGGTGTGATACAGATATCGGCAGGATAATATCCAAAGGAGAAGAAGGGGCAGAGCTTTCCAGAGGAGAAGTGCTTACTCTATTGAGGTGCAGGGATAGGGATGAACTAAACCTTCTCTACAGTAGTGCCAACAGGGTACGTCAGAAGGTTCATAAGAATTCGTCCTGTGTACACGGGATAATTGAATTTTCAAATATATGTAAGAACGACTGCGCATACTGCGGTATAAGGCTGGATAATGACAGGATAGAGAGATACAGGATGACCGCAGATGAGATTATTGATACAGCGGCGTCATCAGCAGAGGAGTCAGGATTCCGGGCATTTGTGCTCCAGTCAGGTGAAGATGGTTATTATACCACTGAGAGGCTGTCAGAGATTATACGGGGCATAAAGGATAAGCATGGAGTCCTTGTATTTCTAAGTATTGGCGAGAGGGATGAGGAGAGCTACAGGAAGTTATATGAGGCAGGTGCGAGGGGTGTCCTTTTAAGATTTGAGACATCAAACCGGGACATCTACAGTAAACTTCATTCAACGCTTAATTATGAGGACAGGCTAAGGACCCTGAATGCGATCAGGGATACAGGTTACATAATCTCGACCGGGTCTCTCATAGGACTTCCAGGTCAGAGTGAAGAGGATCTCCTGAATGATATACTTCTCGCCAGGTCTTTTGGCACGGAGATGTATTCTTTTGGTCCATTCATTGCACACCCGCAGACACCGCTTGCATCAGTCAGGACAACAGATCTCGACACAATGCTCAAGGTCATTGCCGTAACAAGGCTTGTCCATCATGACGGGAATATACTTGTTACATCTGCAGTAGAGACACTGTTTGGAAGGGAAGGGGCAGAGAGGGCGCTTATGGCAGGCGGTAACTCCATGATGATAAATCTTACCCCGGACAGATATCGTAAACTGTATTCAATATATCCAGGCAAGGGAGAAAAGGGTAAAGACATCAAGGACAGGATATCAGAAACTATCTCACTCCTGTATTCCCTCGGCAGGGCGCCGACAGACATAGGAATGACCGGTGGCGCTACTGAGCATGATGTGAAAGTGAACGCCAGGATTACAAAGGATGATGAAAAAATCCCCCTTAATCCCCTTTTTTCAAAGGGGGAGACATTCCCCCCTTTAGAAAGGGGGGGTAAAGCTTGTCCTGAGCTTGTCGAAGGAGGGGGATTTGAAAGGTTATTTTCGAATGAAATTGACATCATCCTTCACAGAACGCGGAACGCATCTAATAAAGAAGTTGAAAGCATCATAGAAAAAGCAAAGTGCTTGACTGGTTTAACTCCGGAAGAGACTGCCATCCTGCTTCAGTGCAAAGACAAGGGGTTAACGGAATTACTCTACAGCACCGCCGAAGAGGTAAAGAAGGCGATCTATGGTAACAGGCTCGTCCTCTTTGCCCCTCTTTATCTTACCAGCAAGTGCGTTAACAACTGCCTCTACTG
- a CDS encoding FAD/NAD(P)-binding protein: protein MSWKGKRGMERSNLLPRPATIVDIRQLTDKEKLFTIRMNEGGSLQYRPCQFVIFSIFGIGEAPISITSSPLDSGETFELCIRSAGNLTGAVHKLSLHDSIGIRGPFGNGFPLERIHGKDILIVAGGLGLAPLRSLINYVIHHRWKYGKVTILIGAKRPQDILFKEEVMKWENDSSVDTYIAVDLAETNWTRHVGVITGLFKYVDVDPLNTIAAVVGPPVMYRFVVAELLSKGIFEGNIFMSFERRMRCGIGKCGHCQINGIYLCQNGPVLSYRDARKLQEAM, encoded by the coding sequence ATGTCATGGAAAGGAAAAAGGGGCATGGAGAGATCTAATCTATTACCAAGACCTGCTACGATTGTTGATATAAGACAACTGACGGACAAGGAAAAACTATTTACCATCAGGATGAATGAAGGTGGAAGTCTTCAGTACAGACCGTGCCAGTTTGTCATTTTTTCGATATTCGGCATAGGTGAGGCCCCTATTTCAATTACCTCTTCCCCACTTGACTCGGGTGAGACATTTGAGCTTTGTATCCGTTCAGCAGGGAATCTTACAGGGGCTGTTCACAAACTCTCATTACATGACAGTATCGGGATACGGGGGCCATTCGGTAATGGATTCCCATTAGAGAGAATCCACGGTAAAGACATACTGATAGTTGCCGGCGGGCTCGGATTGGCACCTCTCAGATCCCTGATAAATTATGTCATCCATCACAGATGGAAGTATGGAAAGGTCACGATCCTGATTGGCGCAAAGAGGCCGCAGGACATTTTATTTAAAGAAGAGGTAATGAAGTGGGAGAATGATTCTTCTGTAGATACATATATCGCGGTTGATCTTGCAGAGACAAACTGGACAAGGCATGTTGGAGTTATTACGGGTTTGTTTAAATATGTTGATGTAGACCCCCTGAACACTATTGCGGCAGTAGTTGGGCCTCCGGTTATGTACCGGTTTGTTGTCGCTGAGCTCCTTTCAAAGGGTATCTTTGAGGGAAATATATTCATGTCATTTGAGAGAAGGATGCGCTGCGGCATAGGGAAGTGCGGACATTGTCAGATAAACGGGATTTATCTGTGCCAGAATGGGCCTGTTCTGTCTTACAGGGACGCAAGGAAACTGCAGGAAGCAATGTAG
- a CDS encoding Ni/Fe hydrogenase subunit alpha gives MSHDINIKHITRVEGHGNIVLNIKEGRIEELRLEIVESPRFFEVMLLGRNILEAPPITSRICGICAISHTTVSIKACEDALGIIPSENVVLLRKILLHAELLQSHILHIYLLVAPDLFGEGSVIPLAASHPDIIKRGLRLKKAANDICKVLVGRHIHPIGMVVGGFTKPPASKDLAEVRRILEGMIPDMEETVRFFEEHRMPEFNRPTKYCSIRNEDEYALYDGLLYAKDNPQLEVQRYKEFINENVVTYSTAKQVRSGDSSIMVGALARLNNNYASISEKAKEAAERLGFVPPCTNPFMNNIGQVIECVHSIYDSLKILDILDANLSSAPFSPPFSGTDLKSVPGNGNEGKGFGVVEAPRGSLYHEYGIDDKGIIRSANCIIPTAQNLLNIEKDIEAMVPSILEMPKSDIEKRLEMLVRAYDPCISCSTHFLEVKFIE, from the coding sequence ATGTCACATGATATCAATATAAAACATATAACAAGGGTTGAAGGGCACGGCAACATCGTTCTTAACATCAAAGAGGGGAGGATAGAAGAGCTCCGTCTTGAGATAGTTGAGTCACCCCGCTTCTTTGAAGTAATGCTCCTGGGCCGTAATATCCTCGAGGCCCCCCCTATTACATCGAGGATATGCGGGATATGTGCTATCAGCCATACAACCGTTTCGATCAAGGCCTGCGAGGATGCCCTCGGGATTATTCCTTCTGAAAATGTTGTTCTCTTAAGAAAGATACTGCTGCATGCGGAACTCCTGCAGAGCCATATACTTCACATATATCTCCTTGTAGCCCCTGATCTGTTTGGTGAAGGTTCTGTAATACCGCTTGCAGCATCACATCCTGATATAATAAAGCGTGGTCTTCGATTAAAGAAGGCTGCCAATGATATCTGCAAGGTCCTTGTGGGAAGACACATTCACCCGATAGGAATGGTTGTCGGCGGCTTTACAAAACCACCTGCATCTAAAGACCTTGCTGAAGTTCGAAGGATATTAGAGGGTATGATCCCTGACATGGAAGAGACTGTGAGGTTCTTTGAAGAGCACAGGATGCCTGAGTTCAACAGGCCTACAAAATATTGCTCTATCCGGAATGAAGATGAGTATGCCCTTTACGACGGGCTATTATATGCTAAGGATAACCCTCAGCTTGAGGTCCAGCGGTACAAAGAGTTTATAAATGAAAATGTTGTAACTTATTCCACGGCTAAGCAGGTGCGCTCAGGAGACAGTTCAATTATGGTTGGCGCCCTCGCAAGGCTTAATAACAATTATGCCTCGATTTCAGAAAAGGCAAAAGAAGCGGCGGAACGGCTTGGTTTTGTCCCACCATGTACGAATCCTTTTATGAATAACATTGGGCAGGTCATTGAATGTGTTCATTCCATTTACGATTCCCTCAAGATATTGGATATCCTTGATGCTAATCTGTCGTCGGCCCCTTTTTCGCCGCCATTTTCGGGAACAGATTTAAAGTCTGTCCCCGGCAACGGGAATGAAGGAAAAGGGTTTGGTGTAGTAGAAGCGCCCCGAGGCTCCCTCTATCATGAATACGGGATTGATGATAAGGGGATCATAAGGTCTGCAAACTGCATAATACCTACAGCACAGAACCTCCTGAATATAGAAAAGGACATAGAGGCTATGGTCCCTTCAATTCTGGAGATGCCAAAGAGTGATATAGAAAAAAGGCTTGAGATGCTCGTCAGGGCGTATGACCCATGCATTTCATGCTCTACACATTTCCTTGAGGTAAAATTCATTGAGTGA
- a CDS encoding cyclic nucleotide-binding domain-containing protein: MISLDDLKRIEFFSDLADDEIKLIQGICREENYHAGDYIIVEDAPADNLYILKNGKVSIDIKVGNGKYLSVFTVSRFAEPFGWSAIVEPYKSTAAARSVVDSTVFSVDRRKLMDIIEKDYHMGFLVMRRVAKIISERVRETRLQLVHTFYG; this comes from the coding sequence ATGATCTCACTTGATGACTTAAAAAGGATCGAGTTTTTTTCAGATCTTGCAGATGACGAGATAAAATTGATTCAGGGAATATGCCGTGAAGAAAACTATCACGCAGGCGATTATATTATTGTTGAAGATGCGCCGGCAGATAATCTTTACATATTAAAAAATGGCAAGGTCTCAATTGACATTAAGGTAGGTAATGGTAAATACCTCAGTGTATTTACAGTTTCAAGGTTTGCCGAGCCATTTGGCTGGTCTGCCATAGTGGAACCATACAAGTCAACTGCAGCGGCAAGGAGCGTTGTTGATTCCACGGTTTTTTCTGTGGATAGAAGGAAGCTGATGGACATAATAGAGAAGGACTATCATATGGGCTTTCTCGTCATGAGAAGGGTAGCAAAGATAATATCAGAGAGGGTCAGAGAAACACGCCTTCAGTTGGTGCATACCTTTTATGGATAA
- a CDS encoding 4Fe-4S dicluster domain-containing protein, which translates to MDAVIEYGDVGKFILELLKDYDVIAPVEKDNRYIFEQVDDPSRIVYNYDTTILPPIKWIYPNNEVLLRFKLSDLTEAKPVNAFRNQALLFVHPCDINAINIMDEVLAEEPADTNYLARRRSSIIIGYDCSCPCRENILCYDKGYHKADKGFDILFTDLGNRFYVTAATDIGNTIIEKSNVFIKAGYSDQTDLSKTNWERDSAFKKKIHGDINRLSHVLKDEYDDAIWEAEGKKCLSCGACVIVCPTCYCFDVVDEVCPDMEMGVRYRRWDGCQIQSFCQVASGENFRDSAAERVRHRVFKKEVYLKKRFGRSGCVGCGRCIEHCIADISIIDIFNHVMERKKGHGEI; encoded by the coding sequence ATGGATGCAGTTATTGAATATGGGGATGTAGGGAAATTCATCCTTGAGCTCCTGAAAGACTATGATGTGATTGCACCTGTAGAGAAGGATAACCGTTATATATTTGAGCAGGTAGATGACCCTTCCAGGATAGTGTATAATTATGACACGACAATCCTCCCCCCGATAAAATGGATTTATCCTAACAATGAAGTTCTGCTGCGGTTTAAACTTAGCGACCTCACGGAGGCTAAACCGGTTAATGCCTTCCGCAATCAGGCGCTTTTATTTGTTCATCCCTGTGATATTAATGCCATAAACATAATGGATGAGGTACTTGCCGAAGAACCTGCGGATACGAATTATCTTGCGAGAAGGAGGTCGTCCATAATAATCGGCTATGACTGTTCCTGTCCGTGCAGGGAGAATATACTTTGCTATGACAAGGGTTATCACAAGGCAGATAAAGGTTTTGATATCCTTTTTACAGATTTAGGGAACAGGTTTTATGTCACTGCTGCTACTGATATTGGAAATACAATCATAGAGAAGAGTAATGTCTTTATCAAGGCAGGGTACTCTGACCAGACAGACTTATCGAAGACCAACTGGGAGAGGGATTCTGCATTTAAGAAGAAGATTCATGGAGATATTAACCGGCTTTCACATGTCCTGAAGGATGAATATGACGATGCCATATGGGAGGCTGAGGGCAAGAAATGCCTTTCGTGCGGGGCCTGCGTAATTGTGTGTCCTACCTGTTACTGTTTTGATGTCGTGGATGAGGTATGTCCTGATATGGAAATGGGAGTAAGGTACAGGAGATGGGATGGTTGTCAGATACAAAGTTTCTGTCAGGTTGCCTCCGGTGAGAATTTCCGGGATAGTGCTGCAGAAAGGGTGAGGCACAGGGTTTTTAAGAAAGAGGTCTATCTTAAAAAGAGGTTCGGAAGGTCGGGGTGTGTAGGATGTGGCAGGTGCATTGAGCACTGTATAGCAGATATAAGCATCATTGATATTTTTAACCATGTCATGGAAAGGAAAAAGGGGCATGGAGAGATCTAA
- a CDS encoding NADH:ubiquinone oxidoreductase, translated as MKPKVAFFSFSSCEGCQLQVLNLEEELPTLLGFIEIVNFREAIDEKRDDYEIAFIEGSITRESDIEELKEIREKAKVLVAFGACADLGGVNALKNLHPQDSWLPAVYGRSDLFSDTMLTKRIKDIVPVDFVIPGCPIDKGEFLRFVQSLLLGIQPRLPDYPVCVECRSRGNVCLVEEGKWCLGSVTRAGCGAICPTFRDPCAGCRGLTSSPNIESLVNILMEKGHSLEEIRSKLNIFNGLEIINI; from the coding sequence ATGAAACCAAAAGTCGCATTTTTCAGCTTTTCAAGCTGTGAGGGTTGCCAGCTCCAGGTACTGAACCTCGAAGAGGAGCTGCCAACCCTGTTAGGTTTTATAGAGATCGTCAACTTCAGGGAGGCGATTGACGAAAAACGGGACGACTATGAGATTGCCTTTATAGAGGGATCCATTACAAGGGAGTCTGATATTGAGGAGTTAAAAGAGATAAGGGAAAAGGCAAAGGTACTGGTTGCCTTTGGCGCTTGCGCAGACCTTGGCGGGGTAAATGCCTTAAAGAACCTTCACCCCCAGGACTCATGGCTCCCGGCTGTTTACGGGAGGAGTGACCTTTTCTCTGATACTATGCTGACAAAAAGGATTAAGGATATAGTCCCGGTAGATTTTGTTATTCCGGGTTGTCCAATAGATAAAGGGGAGTTCCTGAGGTTTGTGCAGTCATTGCTCCTCGGGATACAACCAAGGCTTCCTGACTATCCTGTATGCGTAGAGTGCCGGTCCAGGGGCAATGTATGTCTTGTTGAAGAGGGAAAGTGGTGTCTTGGTTCCGTGACCCGCGCAGGGTGTGGTGCAATATGTCCGACATTCAGGGACCCATGTGCAGGATGCCGGGGGCTTACGTCATCGCCTAATATTGAATCCCTTGTTAACATATTAATGGAAAAGGGACACTCACTGGAAGAGATCAGGTCGAAGCTTAACATATTTAATGGACTTGAAATTATTAACATATAG
- a CDS encoding hydrogenase maturation protease, which produces MSEDRLLIIGLGNPLMGDDGAGIEIVNELMRSDLPECVDLIDGGTPGVGLIDLMSGYERVIVVDAVKVEGGMFSEVPVMRLQHCNPELVSGSQTKRAGNNTEKSSGQRFGMTRDKDNCSLHETELSSVVRLMQTLGMTIPEISIVGINAVNLAPGIGLSQECRRLIPQAVNLIKEAVEQVGRADLMLPESGGYKS; this is translated from the coding sequence TTGAGTGAAGACAGGCTCCTGATAATTGGACTGGGCAATCCTCTAATGGGAGATGACGGGGCAGGTATTGAGATTGTCAATGAGTTGATGAGATCAGATTTACCGGAATGTGTTGACCTGATTGACGGAGGGACTCCCGGGGTCGGCCTGATAGACCTGATGTCAGGTTACGAGAGGGTAATCGTGGTTGATGCGGTAAAGGTCGAAGGTGGAATGTTTTCAGAAGTACCGGTCATGAGGCTTCAGCATTGTAACCCTGAACTTGTTTCAGGGTCACAGACGAAGAGAGCCGGAAACAATACAGAAAAAAGTTCAGGACAAAGGTTCGGGATGACACGGGACAAAGACAATTGTTCTCTTCATGAGACGGAATTGTCGTCTGTCGTGAGACTAATGCAGACATTAGGGATGACTATCCCTGAGATTTCGATTGTAGGCATTAATGCCGTCAATCTTGCACCAGGCATTGGATTGTCACAGGAATGCAGGAGATTGATACCACAGGCAGTAAACTTAATTAAAGAGGCAGTTGAGCAAGTTGGTCGGGCAGACCTGATGCTGCCTGAATCAGGAGGGTATAAATCATGA